A window of the Cheilinus undulatus linkage group 21, ASM1832078v1, whole genome shotgun sequence genome harbors these coding sequences:
- the LOC121529010 gene encoding uncharacterized protein LOC121529010, whose amino-acid sequence MAQRMFHESGEDGRSVLGTLAVQVERDPKTGASVVRSVTPVSTPAGPSTATTVFDDGRMSVHTVGGVGGQPSTEELGQILSVIDGVGIKVLLDEVEVTTNRAGTKTENEEVREIPEANVPSFSACHAMSEEHNTQFDSSRSYKAEPEKENYAVSMKNEEDQKVDSSITAVSDIVGGVNNVVDEKLVEGPVTLLFLGYTDDTTDQCHDPENHEGMLTAERVMITEEGEEHVLEPETLLPEREAPKEVFQEVPLEGNGAGIKVQKEEGEKVLHDASLPVKAEEEATSQRKTCQCCSVM is encoded by the exons ATGGCACAAAGGATGTTTCATGAAAGTGGGGAAGATGGCCGATCAG TCCTGGGAACACTTGCAGTGCAGGTGGAGAGAGACCCTAAGACAGGTGCCTCTGTCGTCAGGTCAGTGACCCCTGTGTCCACACCGGCTGGTCCTTCCACAGCCACCACTGTCTTTGATGATGGCAGGATGAGTGTCCACACTGTGGGTGGAGTGGGAGGTCAACCCTCTACTGAAGAGCTTGGGCAGATATTGAGTGTCATTGATGGGGTTGGAATTAAAGTGCTGCTGGATGAGGTTGAAGTCACAACAAATAGGGCAGGGACAAAGACGGAGAATGAAGAAGTCAGGGAAATTCCAGAGGCAAATGTCCCGTCTTTTTCTGCCTGTCATGCCATGTCAGAGGAGCACAATACACAGTTTGACAGCTCCAGAAGCTACAAAGCTGAGCCGGAGAAAGAGAACTATGCTGTAAGCATGAAAAACGAGGAAGATCAAAAGGTGGACAGTAGCATCACTGCAGTCAGTGACATTGTAGGAGGCGTAAATAATGTGGTTGATGAAAAGCTGGTGGAAGGCCCAGTCACTCTTTTGTTTCTGGGATACACTGATGACACAACTGACCAGTGTCATGACCCAGAGAACCATGAAGGCATGCTCACTGCAGAGCGAGTGATGATCactgaagaaggagaagaacATGTCTTAGAACCTGAAACATTACTTCCAGAAAGGGAAGCCCCCAAAGAAGTGTTTCAGGAAGTTCCTTTAGAAGGAAACGGGGCAGGAATTAAAGTCCAGAAAGAGGAAGGTGAAAAGGTTCTGCATGATGCATCTTTACCTGTTAAAGCAGAGGAAGAGGCCACCTCCCAACGCAAGACCTGTCAGTGTTGCTCTGTCATGTAA